A genomic region of Deltaproteobacteria bacterium contains the following coding sequences:
- a CDS encoding MmgE/PrpD family protein, with the protein MNVQPTAAQRLAQFICQLKYGEIPAAAVSRCKDLLLDQLGCQLIGSLMPWNQPVYRFVKANKSGGPARIVKTGEPVPLDDAVLVNGTYAQGCELDDYYDQGGGHPGAASVPVILALAEQQPVSGQELVTALVAGCEVGWRVGRALLPELMRRGYHAQSAVGVFIAAAAAGKILRLDAEQMTHALAIAGSHAGGTMEYDQSGGEVKRVHNGMACCGGLRSAMLAQVGLTGPPTIFEGERGILKVMSGACNVEPLVKDLAVGDHLGIYHAAMKRFPVNASQHAPIELLDKIIRANGIAAKQVVKITAGVNEGILLHGGTIYEPQEVIEAQFSLRFSLALRLLKGNNDLQNYLDEKLWHDAAMLDIGRKIDLIADPNAVGPRRFACAMTIDLNDGRQVSDQLAAPKGNYRNPLTREELVDKFNRLGRGALGQDRLTGIVESVAVIENAPNVASLCGSMVAA; encoded by the coding sequence ATGAATGTTCAACCAACCGCTGCCCAGCGGCTCGCCCAATTTATTTGCCAGCTCAAGTATGGCGAGATTCCGGCTGCGGCGGTGTCGCGCTGCAAAGACCTTTTGTTGGATCAGCTCGGCTGTCAGTTAATCGGCTCGCTCATGCCGTGGAATCAGCCGGTCTATCGGTTTGTCAAAGCGAACAAATCGGGCGGGCCAGCGCGGATTGTGAAAACCGGCGAGCCGGTGCCGCTCGACGACGCCGTGTTGGTCAACGGCACCTACGCGCAGGGTTGTGAGCTTGACGACTACTACGATCAGGGCGGCGGCCATCCTGGGGCGGCGTCGGTGCCGGTGATTCTTGCTTTGGCGGAGCAGCAGCCGGTGAGCGGTCAAGAACTGGTCACAGCGCTGGTCGCCGGCTGCGAAGTCGGCTGGCGCGTCGGCCGCGCGCTCTTGCCGGAGCTGATGCGGCGCGGCTATCACGCGCAAAGCGCTGTGGGTGTTTTCATTGCCGCTGCTGCGGCGGGAAAAATTCTTCGGCTCGATGCCGAGCAGATGACCCATGCGCTGGCCATTGCCGGCAGTCACGCCGGCGGGACGATGGAATATGATCAGAGCGGCGGTGAGGTCAAGCGCGTGCACAACGGCATGGCCTGCTGCGGCGGGCTGCGCTCGGCCATGTTGGCGCAGGTCGGGCTGACTGGGCCGCCGACGATTTTCGAAGGGGAGCGCGGCATTCTCAAAGTGATGTCCGGCGCGTGCAACGTTGAGCCGCTCGTCAAGGATTTGGCCGTGGGCGATCATCTGGGCATCTACCACGCGGCGATGAAACGCTTTCCGGTAAATGCGAGCCAGCACGCGCCCATCGAGCTGCTCGACAAGATAATCCGCGCCAATGGAATCGCTGCCAAACAAGTCGTCAAGATTACGGCCGGCGTCAACGAAGGGATCTTGCTGCACGGCGGCACGATTTACGAACCGCAGGAAGTCATCGAAGCGCAGTTCAGCTTGCGCTTTTCGCTCGCCTTAAGACTGTTGAAGGGCAACAACGATTTGCAGAATTATCTCGATGAAAAGCTCTGGCACGATGCCGCGATGTTGGATATTGGCAGAAAGATTGATTTAATCGCCGACCCGAACGCAGTCGGGCCGCGGCGCTTTGCCTGCGCGATGACAATCGATCTGAACGATGGACGACAAGTGAGCGACCAATTGGCCGCGCCAAAAGGCAACTATCGAAATCCGTTGACGAGGGAAGAGCTGGTGGACAAGTTTAATCGGCTCGGACGCGGGGCGCTGGGCCAAGACCGGCTCACCGGCATCGTAGAAAGCGTCGCTGTCATCGAGAACGCGCCCAACGTTGCTAGTCTTTGCGGAAGCATGGTTGCGGCTTGA